The following are from one region of the Cloacibacterium normanense genome:
- a CDS encoding peptidylprolyl isomerase gives MKYLFALSFLVTLISFNANAQVKKGDLVDGISAVVGDEIVLESDILEQQNYAIQQGAAQTNKCEFMEQILSNKLLIYKAKKDTLIQDRTAAIRAQAGDKYNQILSQFPSERAMLDSYKFRSSYEMKNVIEKMDVDNYYGQAKYALITDKVNITPNEVTDFYNAFKYQLPQVKDEVVLSKIVMFPKLTDAHKQEIIDKLKKIKQDILNGETFENKARIYSDDPGSAANGGLYTNIGRGKMVKIFEATALNLQEGEISDPVESEFGFHIIQLVKKSGKLYDARHILLKAEPNAEEIATAKAEMEQIRKDILEGKTTFKDAAYKHSDDKNTKFNAGVIPAEDGSDRQEKINLPATVAYQIAGVNKGDLTEVFMDELNQKKAVVLMKVNDIIPEHSLDIATDFERIKSFALNKKKNEVLEKWVKENLADTFISLDNRYKDCQFKTDWNKAAIVK, from the coding sequence ATGAAATATTTATTTGCATTGAGTTTTTTGGTAACCCTCATTTCTTTTAATGCAAATGCACAAGTGAAAAAAGGAGATTTAGTAGATGGAATTTCTGCAGTGGTAGGAGACGAAATCGTATTAGAGTCAGATATTTTAGAACAACAAAACTACGCTATTCAACAAGGTGCTGCACAAACCAATAAATGCGAATTTATGGAGCAGATTTTGAGCAATAAACTTTTGATTTATAAAGCGAAAAAAGATACTCTTATTCAAGACAGAACTGCTGCAATTAGAGCACAAGCTGGTGATAAATACAATCAGATTTTATCTCAGTTTCCATCAGAAAGAGCGATGCTAGATTCTTATAAATTCCGTTCTTCTTACGAAATGAAAAACGTGATTGAAAAAATGGATGTTGATAACTATTATGGTCAAGCTAAATATGCGCTAATCACCGATAAAGTAAACATCACACCAAATGAAGTAACCGATTTTTATAACGCTTTCAAATACCAATTGCCACAAGTAAAAGATGAGGTAGTGCTTTCTAAAATTGTAATGTTTCCTAAACTTACAGATGCGCACAAACAAGAAATCATTGATAAACTTAAAAAAATCAAACAAGATATTTTAAACGGAGAAACTTTCGAAAATAAAGCAAGAATCTATTCTGATGACCCAGGTTCAGCTGCAAATGGTGGTTTGTATACCAACATCGGAAGAGGAAAAATGGTGAAGATTTTCGAAGCTACTGCGCTTAATCTTCAAGAAGGAGAAATTTCTGATCCTGTAGAATCTGAATTTGGTTTCCATATCATTCAATTGGTGAAAAAATCTGGTAAATTGTACGATGCAAGACATATTCTTTTAAAAGCAGAACCAAATGCTGAAGAAATTGCCACTGCAAAAGCAGAAATGGAACAAATTAGAAAAGATATCCTTGAAGGAAAAACTACTTTCAAAGATGCTGCTTACAAGCATTCTGATGATAAAAATACCAAGTTTAATGCAGGGGTAATTCCAGCGGAAGATGGTTCAGACAGACAAGAAAAAATTAATCTTCCAGCAACTGTTGCTTATCAAATTGCAGGGGTAAATAAAGGAGATTTAACAGAAGTTTTCATGGATGAACTCAATCAGAAAAAAGCGGTAGTTTTAATGAAAGTGAATGACATTATTCCTGAACATTCTCTAGATATTGCTACAGATTTTGAAAGAATTAAAAGTTTTGCTCTAAACAAAAAGAAAAATGAAGTCTTAGAAAAATGGGTAAAAGAAAATCTAGCAGATACTTTTATCTCGTTAGACAACCGTTACAAAGATTGCCAGTTTAAAACCGATTGGAACAAAGCAGCAATCGTTAAATAA
- a CDS encoding TIGR02117 family protein: MKKFFKILLKTIVSIVGLVALYLLCAYLLPFIEIPAEKTNEPKNVEAYILTNGVHTDLVFPVKSKEIDWSQKFPYEDTVAKDSTLRYIAIGWGDKGFYLDTPAWADLKFSTAFKAAFWLGNSAIHTTFYKEMKLGEDCKKLEMTSAQYQRLIKFIDDAMDKNAEGNYINIKTKAVYGKNDSFYEAKGSYSFLFTCNTWTNEALKVSGQKAAFWTASDKGIFQHYQY, translated from the coding sequence ATGAAGAAATTCTTTAAAATTTTATTGAAAACCATTGTTTCTATTGTTGGATTGGTGGCTTTATATTTACTGTGTGCTTATTTATTGCCTTTTATAGAAATTCCAGCGGAAAAAACCAATGAGCCCAAAAATGTAGAAGCATATATTTTGACCAATGGAGTTCATACGGATTTGGTTTTCCCAGTGAAGTCAAAAGAAATAGACTGGAGTCAGAAATTTCCTTATGAAGATACGGTTGCCAAAGATTCTACTTTGAGATACATCGCTATTGGTTGGGGAGATAAAGGATTCTATCTGGATACGCCAGCTTGGGCAGATTTAAAATTTTCTACGGCTTTCAAAGCAGCTTTTTGGCTGGGAAATAGTGCGATTCATACTACTTTTTATAAAGAAATGAAACTAGGAGAGGATTGTAAGAAATTAGAGATGACTTCAGCGCAATATCAAAGGTTGATTAAGTTCATTGATGATGCTATGGATAAAAATGCTGAAGGAAATTACATCAACATCAAAACGAAAGCGGTTTACGGTAAAAATGATTCTTTTTACGAAGCAAAAGGCAGTTATAGTTTCTTATTTACCTGCAATACTTGGACGAATGAAGCTCTGAAAGTTTCTGGGCAAAAAGCTGCATTTTGGACGGCTTCTGATAAAGGAATATTTCAGCATTATCAGTATTAA
- a CDS encoding rhodanese-like domain-containing protein, with amino-acid sequence MTFEEILNSGEYHLIDVRQPEELQMDGAIEGAVNIPLATVPLRLDEIKEMKGPKIIFCRSGGRSGQACQFLAQNGLEGLFNGGGFMQLHAALEHYKK; translated from the coding sequence ATGACTTTTGAAGAAATTTTAAATTCAGGTGAATATCACTTAATCGACGTAAGACAACCAGAAGAATTACAAATGGACGGCGCAATAGAAGGCGCTGTAAATATACCTTTAGCAACTGTTCCTTTAAGATTAGACGAAATCAAGGAAATGAAAGGCCCAAAAATCATTTTCTGTAGAAGTGGAGGAAGAAGCGGACAAGCTTGCCAATTTCTAGCTCAAAACGGCTTAGAAGGCCTTTTTAACGGTGGTGGTTTTATGCAATTACATGCAGCATTAGAGCATTATAAAAAATAA
- a CDS encoding NUDIX hydrolase, giving the protein MQNSLEILLQQLQDAELGGFDAQKDYAPPYRSLLTQEEILAKNPKYAAVNILLYPKNGEWHFPLIHRTHNENDRHSGQISLPGGKKDDTDADFAETAIRETWEEIGVTTSQIKIVRELSPIYIPPSNFFVYAFLSYTETWPDFNHQQTEVQEILEVPLSVIRDLPKPPLTMELPRTNGYKVPYFDFQNHKIWGATSMILSELNELLKNV; this is encoded by the coding sequence ATGCAAAATTCTTTAGAAATACTATTACAGCAGTTGCAAGATGCAGAGTTGGGCGGTTTTGATGCGCAAAAAGATTATGCGCCACCTTATCGTTCTCTGCTCACGCAAGAAGAAATTTTGGCCAAAAATCCTAAATACGCCGCCGTAAATATTTTACTCTATCCCAAAAATGGAGAATGGCACTTTCCGCTCATCCACAGAACGCACAATGAGAACGACAGACATTCTGGTCAGATTTCGCTTCCTGGTGGTAAAAAAGATGACACCGATGCAGATTTTGCAGAAACCGCCATCCGTGAAACTTGGGAAGAAATAGGCGTTACCACTTCTCAAATCAAAATCGTGAGAGAACTCTCTCCTATTTATATCCCGCCAAGTAATTTTTTCGTGTATGCTTTTCTGTCTTACACCGAAACTTGGCCAGATTTTAATCACCAACAAACCGAAGTTCAAGAAATTTTAGAAGTTCCACTTTCTGTGATACGAGATTTGCCAAAACCACCTTTAACCATGGAATTGCCACGAACCAATGGATATAAAGTTCCTTATTTTGATTTCCAAAACCACAAAATTTGGGGCGCCACTTCTATGATTTTGAGTGAATTGAACGAGTTGCTAAAAAATGTTTAA
- a CDS encoding lysophospholipid acyltransferase family protein, translated as MAKKSIFTDSFGNIYFLKRFIIFILGMISYRRFNGFNKLKITGTEHLVNLPKNNVLFVSNHQTYFADVAAMYHVFCAVNNGYMNTIKNPVYLLNPKVDFYYVAAEETMNKGILARIFKLAGAVTVKRTWRAEGKNVNRMVDLKEVENILKALDNGWVISFPQGTTSAFAQGRKGTAKLVQQQRSIVIPIKINGFRRAFDKKGLRVKVTGVEPTLQFKAPLDIDYDNEKAEDILNKIMHAIEQTPEHNVLHDYDKEYQERKKQEKKDE; from the coding sequence ATGGCGAAGAAAAGCATTTTTACAGATTCTTTCGGGAATATTTACTTTTTAAAGAGATTTATCATCTTCATCTTGGGAATGATTTCCTACAGAAGATTTAATGGGTTCAACAAACTGAAAATCACAGGAACCGAGCATTTGGTAAACCTCCCGAAAAACAATGTGTTATTCGTATCCAATCACCAAACGTATTTTGCTGATGTAGCAGCAATGTACCACGTTTTCTGTGCCGTGAATAACGGATATATGAACACCATCAAAAATCCTGTTTACCTGCTCAATCCAAAAGTAGATTTCTACTACGTAGCTGCAGAAGAAACCATGAATAAAGGAATTTTGGCAAGAATTTTTAAATTGGCAGGAGCTGTTACCGTAAAAAGAACTTGGCGCGCCGAAGGAAAAAATGTGAACAGAATGGTAGATTTAAAAGAAGTAGAAAATATTCTGAAAGCGCTAGATAATGGTTGGGTAATTTCTTTTCCGCAAGGAACTACTTCTGCTTTTGCACAAGGTAGAAAAGGAACGGCTAAACTCGTTCAGCAACAACGTTCTATCGTTATTCCTATCAAAATCAATGGTTTCCGTAGAGCTTTTGACAAAAAAGGATTGAGAGTAAAAGTGACAGGTGTAGAACCTACCCTGCAGTTCAAAGCTCCACTAGATATAGATTACGACAACGAAAAGGCGGAAGATATTCTTAACAAAATTATGCACGCCATCGAGCAAACACCTGAACATAACGTGTTACACGATTATGACAAAGAATATCAGGAGCGCAAAAAACAAGAGAAAAAAGACGAGTAA
- a CDS encoding Rne/Rng family ribonuclease, with the protein MKKELIISYEDDASKIALIEDGRLFELHEIQQNTDFVVGDIFVGKIKKLAPNLNAAFVNIGYEKDAFLHYQDLGPQYLTYRKFLQDTVSKRQQTSSLKNFQIQPEIDKHGTIDKVMAAQDEVLLQITKEPISTKGPRISTQISLTGRFLVLIPFDNKVSISKKVKSTEEKARLKTLIESIKPEGFGVIIRTVAEGKKVAELHNDMNQLVDKWNVCFKNIQKNKTPAKVLSEEDKASAILRDNFNQDFVSIICDDEQMVNDMKNYLEVIAPERKNIVQFYDSHIPLLEYYNVEKQLKQSFGKHVNIPSSKGAYLVIEHTEALHVVDVNSGNNISSGTANKEHALNVNKMAATEIARQLRLRDMGGIIVVDFIDMPNPDHRKELYEHLREEMKRDKAKHKILPPSKFGLIQITRQRVRPEKQIDTKEENPNKDGEILAPIFVVERMEETIKDFFTKNKGKLYLHTHPFVEAYLTKGLMSQQMKWFIKYKKWVTIIPRDSFKYLEYRLYDADKKELISYSN; encoded by the coding sequence ATGAAGAAAGAATTAATAATCTCTTATGAAGATGATGCTTCTAAAATTGCCCTTATTGAAGACGGTAGATTATTCGAGCTCCACGAGATACAGCAGAATACAGATTTTGTAGTAGGCGATATTTTTGTGGGAAAAATTAAAAAATTAGCTCCTAATCTCAATGCTGCTTTCGTAAATATAGGTTACGAGAAAGATGCTTTTTTGCATTATCAGGATCTCGGTCCGCAGTATCTTACCTATCGCAAGTTTTTACAGGATACGGTATCCAAAAGACAACAAACTTCTTCGCTTAAAAACTTCCAAATTCAGCCAGAAATAGACAAGCACGGCACTATAGACAAAGTGATGGCTGCTCAAGACGAAGTTTTATTGCAAATTACCAAGGAACCTATTTCTACAAAAGGGCCCAGAATTTCTACCCAGATTTCTTTAACAGGTAGATTTCTAGTACTCATCCCTTTTGATAATAAGGTTTCTATCTCTAAAAAAGTTAAAAGCACCGAAGAAAAAGCAAGGCTCAAAACGCTTATCGAAAGCATAAAGCCAGAAGGTTTCGGTGTAATCATCAGAACAGTAGCAGAAGGAAAAAAAGTTGCAGAACTCCATAATGACATGAACCAATTGGTTGATAAATGGAACGTTTGCTTCAAAAATATCCAAAAAAATAAAACACCTGCCAAAGTTCTTAGTGAAGAAGACAAAGCTTCGGCTATTTTGAGAGACAATTTCAATCAGGATTTCGTTTCTATCATTTGTGACGATGAACAGATGGTAAACGATATGAAAAATTACCTTGAAGTCATTGCTCCAGAACGAAAAAACATTGTACAATTTTATGATTCTCACATTCCACTTCTGGAATATTACAATGTAGAAAAACAGCTGAAACAATCTTTTGGAAAACATGTAAACATCCCAAGTTCTAAAGGTGCTTACCTCGTGATAGAACACACAGAAGCACTGCACGTAGTAGACGTGAACTCGGGGAACAACATTTCTTCTGGCACTGCCAATAAAGAACACGCCCTAAACGTGAACAAAATGGCTGCTACAGAAATTGCAAGACAACTCAGACTGCGAGACATGGGAGGAATTATTGTGGTAGATTTTATAGATATGCCAAATCCTGACCACAGAAAAGAGCTCTACGAACACTTGCGCGAAGAAATGAAACGCGACAAAGCAAAGCACAAAATCCTACCGCCGAGTAAATTTGGTTTGATACAAATCACCAGACAGCGTGTAAGACCAGAAAAACAAATAGACACCAAAGAAGAAAACCCGAACAAAGACGGCGAAATCTTGGCTCCTATTTTTGTGGTAGAACGCATGGAAGAAACCATCAAAGATTTCTTTACCAAAAACAAGGGCAAATTATACCTACACACGCATCCGTTTGTAGAAGCATATCTTACAAAAGGATTGATGAGCCAACAAATGAAATGGTTTATCAAGTACAAAAAATGGGTTACCATTATCCCAAGAGATTCTTTTAAATATCTGGAGTACAGACTCTACGATGCAGACAAAAAAGAACTCATAAGCTACTCTAATTAA
- a CDS encoding HU family DNA-binding protein, with protein MTKAELVNTISSKLGIEKNDTQKVIEAFMQEIRTSMYNGDNVYLRGFGSFVIKTRAAKTGRNISKNTAINIPAHNIPAFKPSKTFVEKVKTKVAVK; from the coding sequence ATGACAAAGGCAGAATTGGTAAACACCATCTCAAGCAAATTAGGAATAGAAAAAAATGATACACAAAAAGTTATCGAAGCTTTTATGCAAGAAATCAGAACTTCTATGTATAATGGAGATAACGTATATTTAAGAGGTTTCGGTTCTTTCGTAATCAAAACCAGAGCAGCAAAAACAGGTAGAAATATTTCTAAAAATACAGCTATCAACATTCCTGCTCACAACATCCCAGCTTTCAAACCTTCTAAAACTTTCGTAGAAAAAGTTAAAACTAAGGTTGCTGTAAAATAA
- the mutY gene encoding A/G-specific adenine glycosylase, which yields MKKKNKYTDFLNIGLKLLKWYDLNARDLPWRKTKNPYHIWVCEIVLQQTRVEQGKNHYLNFVERFPTVESLSSAEIDEVLLYWKGLGYYSRAINLHKAAQQVMEDFGGTFPDSFSEILKLKGVGKYTAAAVSSICFEEKVPAIDGNFYRVLSRVFADDFDVSSPKAYAYFYELALLIMPEENPGNFNQAIMDLGSEICKPKNPQCEICPIQENCLAYETGKVLEFPVKSKKVKAVDLKLHYYYIMYEDKFLIKQRDDSFIWKKLYDFPESISQELENFVVEEKTVYHKLTHKNLEISISKVILQDKTSFEKYAQKHQLQITDYENSHQKSFPKPLENYLKKTFEN from the coding sequence TTGAAAAAGAAGAACAAATATACTGATTTTCTAAACATTGGTTTAAAACTCTTGAAATGGTATGATTTGAATGCGAGAGATTTACCTTGGCGAAAAACGAAGAATCCTTATCACATTTGGGTCTGCGAAATCGTTTTACAGCAGACTAGAGTAGAGCAAGGCAAGAATCATTACCTGAATTTTGTAGAAAGATTTCCTACGGTAGAATCATTATCCAGTGCAGAAATAGACGAAGTTTTACTCTATTGGAAAGGTTTAGGCTACTATTCCCGAGCGATTAATCTGCACAAAGCAGCACAACAAGTGATGGAAGATTTCGGAGGAACTTTTCCAGACTCCTTTTCTGAAATTTTAAAACTAAAAGGCGTAGGAAAATATACAGCAGCTGCGGTTTCTAGCATTTGTTTTGAGGAAAAAGTTCCTGCCATTGATGGAAATTTCTACCGAGTGTTGAGTAGAGTTTTTGCCGATGATTTTGATGTTTCCTCGCCAAAAGCGTATGCTTATTTCTATGAATTGGCTTTACTCATTATGCCTGAAGAAAATCCGGGGAACTTTAACCAAGCGATTATGGATTTGGGTTCAGAAATTTGTAAGCCTAAAAATCCACAATGTGAAATCTGTCCGATTCAGGAAAATTGTCTGGCCTACGAAACGGGAAAAGTGCTGGAATTTCCTGTGAAATCTAAAAAAGTAAAAGCGGTAGATTTAAAACTACACTATTATTATATAATGTATGAAGATAAATTCCTCATCAAACAACGAGATGATTCCTTTATTTGGAAGAAATTATATGATTTTCCAGAAAGTATTTCTCAGGAATTGGAAAATTTTGTCGTAGAGGAAAAAACAGTGTATCATAAACTTACGCACAAGAATCTTGAAATCAGTATTTCTAAAGTGATTTTACAGGATAAAACGAGTTTTGAAAAGTATGCTCAGAAGCATCAATTGCAGATTACAGATTACGAAAATTCTCATCAAAAGTCTTTTCCGAAACCTTTAGAAAATTATTTGAAGAAAACGTTTGAAAATTAA
- the queG gene encoding tRNA epoxyqueuosine(34) reductase QueG, whose amino-acid sequence MNYSQLIKQKAEKFGFQSCGISKAEFLEEEAPRLEAWLNKGYHGEMKYMENHFDKRLNPILLVDGAKSVISLSYNYFPKVKIDEINNFKISKYAYGEDYHEVIKDILKEMVTELQEEIGEFGFRVFVDSAPVLEKAWARKSGLGWVGKNANLITKKHGSFYFLAEIICDLELDYDLAVTDHCGSCRACIDACPTQAIVSDRIVDGSKCISYATIELKNEIPDYFNGKMDDWMFGCDVCQDVCPWNRFSAPTLQEKFAPNFQKLNFRKNEWKELTQELFSEIFKKSAVKRTKFSGLMRNINLLKDHSL is encoded by the coding sequence ATGAATTATTCTCAACTGATTAAGCAAAAAGCCGAAAAATTCGGGTTTCAATCTTGTGGAATTTCTAAAGCAGAATTTCTAGAAGAAGAAGCGCCACGTCTTGAAGCTTGGCTTAATAAAGGCTATCACGGCGAAATGAAATACATGGAAAATCATTTCGACAAAAGGTTGAACCCAATACTTTTGGTAGATGGTGCAAAATCAGTCATTTCGCTTTCTTATAATTATTTTCCTAAAGTAAAAATAGATGAAATCAATAATTTCAAAATTTCAAAATATGCTTACGGAGAAGATTACCATGAAGTCATCAAAGATATTTTAAAAGAAATGGTGACTGAACTGCAGGAAGAAATTGGTGAGTTTGGTTTCAGGGTTTTTGTAGATTCTGCTCCTGTTTTAGAAAAAGCTTGGGCTAGAAAATCTGGTTTAGGTTGGGTAGGGAAAAATGCGAATCTGATTACCAAAAAGCATGGTTCTTTCTATTTTTTAGCAGAAATTATTTGTGATTTAGAGCTAGACTATGATTTGGCGGTTACAGATCATTGTGGAAGTTGCAGAGCGTGTATAGATGCTTGTCCTACTCAAGCCATCGTTTCAGATAGAATAGTAGATGGCAGCAAGTGTATTTCTTATGCTACGATTGAGTTGAAAAACGAAATTCCAGATTATTTTAACGGAAAAATGGATGATTGGATGTTTGGCTGTGATGTTTGCCAAGATGTTTGTCCGTGGAACCGATTTTCTGCACCTACTTTACAAGAGAAATTTGCGCCTAATTTCCAAAAACTAAATTTTAGAAAAAACGAATGGAAGGAACTTACTCAAGAACTCTTTTCTGAAATTTTTAAAAAATCTGCGGTCAAAAGAACCAAGTTTTCTGGATTGATGCGTAATATTAACTTATTGAAGGATCATTCTTTGTAA
- a CDS encoding PfkB family carbohydrate kinase, protein MKLLAVGTVAFDAIETPFGKTDKILGGAATYIGLAASVMKTDVSLVSVIGGDFPQHYLDMMTSKGINIDGVEMIKDGKTFFWSGKYHNDLNSRDTLATELNVLENFDPKIPESAKDAEVLLLGNLHPAVQLAVLDRMEKRPQLVILDTMNFWMDLTWDLLLEVIAKTDVITINDEEARQLSGEYSLVKAAQKIHEMGPEFVIIKKGEHGALLFNDGKIFAIPALPLEEVFDPTGAGDTFAGGFAAYLTKNQEFTFEEMKSALIVGSAMASFTVEKFGTQRLEEVTEAEMIGRIKQFKELTTFEVKL, encoded by the coding sequence ATGAAATTATTAGCAGTAGGAACTGTAGCATTTGATGCCATAGAAACGCCTTTTGGTAAAACTGATAAAATTTTAGGAGGAGCAGCTACTTATATAGGTTTAGCCGCTTCTGTAATGAAAACAGACGTGAGTTTGGTTTCGGTGATTGGTGGAGATTTTCCACAGCACTATTTAGATATGATGACTTCTAAAGGAATCAATATCGATGGAGTAGAAATGATTAAGGACGGGAAAACATTTTTCTGGAGTGGGAAATATCATAACGACCTTAATTCTAGAGATACTTTGGCTACAGAACTGAATGTTCTAGAAAATTTCGACCCAAAAATTCCAGAATCTGCAAAAGATGCCGAAGTTTTACTTTTAGGAAATCTGCATCCTGCTGTACAATTAGCCGTGTTAGATAGAATGGAAAAACGTCCACAATTGGTGATTTTAGATACCATGAACTTCTGGATGGATCTTACTTGGGATTTATTATTGGAGGTAATTGCTAAAACAGACGTTATTACCATTAATGATGAAGAAGCGCGTCAACTTTCTGGAGAATATTCTCTGGTAAAAGCAGCGCAAAAAATCCACGAAATGGGACCAGAATTCGTGATTATCAAAAAAGGAGAACACGGAGCATTGTTATTTAATGATGGAAAAATCTTTGCAATTCCAGCATTGCCATTAGAAGAAGTTTTTGATCCAACTGGAGCTGGAGATACTTTCGCAGGTGGTTTTGCAGCGTATTTGACTAAAAACCAAGAATTTACTTTCGAAGAAATGAAATCTGCATTAATTGTCGGTTCTGCAATGGCAAGTTTCACGGTAGAAAAATTCGGAACTCAACGTTTAGAAGAAGTTACCGAAGCCGAAATGATTGGCAGAATAAAACAATTTAAAGAACTCACCACTTTCGAAGTGAAACTTTAA
- a CDS encoding NAD(P)H-dependent flavin oxidoreductase, producing the protein MNRITQLFNIKYPIIQGGMIWHSGYKLAAAVSNAGGLGLIGAGSMYPDVLREHIQKCKLATDKPFGVNVPMLYPNIEEIIQIILEEKVPIVFTSAGNPKTYTEILKKEGRKVAHVVSSVKFAKKCQEAGVDAVVAEGFEAGGHNGREETTTLSLIPNVRRNIEIPLIAAGGIAVGSQMKAAMILGADGVQIGSRFAATVEASAHENWKQKIVETQEGDTQLTLKELAPVRLVKNKFFYELEEIYKEGKDIEALQDKLGKRRAKRGMFEGDLEEGELEIGQSSALIDEILTVEQVFQKLLKEFEEADFSKF; encoded by the coding sequence ATGAACAGAATTACTCAACTTTTTAATATTAAATATCCCATTATTCAAGGAGGTATGATTTGGCATTCTGGCTATAAATTGGCTGCTGCGGTTTCTAATGCTGGTGGATTGGGTTTAATTGGTGCAGGAAGTATGTATCCAGATGTTTTAAGAGAGCATATTCAGAAATGTAAACTCGCTACGGATAAACCTTTTGGCGTAAATGTTCCGATGTTGTACCCTAATATTGAAGAGATTATTCAGATAATTTTAGAAGAAAAAGTCCCTATCGTTTTTACTTCTGCTGGAAATCCGAAAACGTATACTGAAATTTTAAAAAAAGAAGGAAGAAAAGTTGCACATGTAGTATCTTCTGTAAAATTTGCAAAAAAATGCCAAGAAGCAGGAGTAGACGCAGTTGTAGCAGAAGGATTTGAAGCGGGTGGACATAACGGAAGAGAAGAAACTACTACACTTTCTCTCATTCCGAATGTTCGTAGAAATATAGAAATTCCGCTCATTGCAGCTGGTGGAATTGCGGTAGGAAGCCAAATGAAAGCAGCGATGATTCTGGGAGCTGATGGTGTTCAAATTGGTTCTAGATTTGCCGCAACCGTAGAAGCAAGCGCTCATGAAAATTGGAAACAAAAAATTGTAGAAACTCAGGAAGGAGATACGCAATTGACTCTAAAAGAATTGGCGCCAGTTCGTCTCGTAAAGAATAAATTTTTCTATGAACTGGAAGAAATTTACAAAGAAGGAAAAGATATTGAAGCTTTGCAGGACAAACTCGGGAAGCGAAGAGCAAAACGTGGAATGTTCGAAGGAGATTTAGAAGAAGGCGAATTGGAAATTGGACAATCTTCTGCTTTAATCGATGAGATTTTAACGGTGGAACAAGTTTTTCAAAAATTATTGAAAGAGTTTGAGGAGGCGGATTTTTCTAAATTTTAA
- the gldD gene encoding gliding motility lipoprotein GldD: MFKKLAVILLAFSALACSEEAKPKPKGELRLEYPQPHYQAFTNPCAYTFEYSDFAAIADAKQACWYNLRYPKMKANVFITYFQVKNDFDAHVKEVEKMVYGHTIKASAIETKSFSYPEKKVYGNVYELKGESASNIQIFITDSTRHFVTANLYFNTRPKPDSLAPAVDYIKKDLLHMIDTFQWK; the protein is encoded by the coding sequence ATGTTTAAAAAATTAGCAGTCATTTTGTTAGCGTTTTCTGCATTGGCTTGTAGTGAAGAAGCAAAACCTAAACCCAAAGGTGAATTGCGTCTAGAATATCCACAGCCTCATTATCAAGCATTTACAAATCCATGTGCTTATACTTTTGAATATTCAGATTTTGCAGCAATAGCAGATGCTAAACAAGCATGTTGGTATAATTTGCGTTATCCCAAAATGAAAGCCAATGTTTTCATTACGTATTTTCAGGTGAAAAATGATTTTGATGCGCACGTAAAAGAAGTGGAAAAAATGGTTTACGGACATACCATTAAAGCTTCAGCTATCGAAACCAAGTCTTTTTCTTATCCTGAGAAAAAAGTTTATGGAAATGTGTATGAATTAAAGGGAGAAAGTGCTTCTAATATTCAGATTTTTATCACAGACAGTACCAGACATTTTGTAACAGCGAATTTATATTTTAATACAAGACCAAAACCAGATTCACTCGCACCTGCAGTAGATTATATTAAAAAAGACTTGCTGCACATGATTGATACTTTTCAGTGGAAGTAG